The DNA region TTTCCAAATCTGCTTTGGCGCGTTGCAATTTAGCCAGCGCCACATTGACGGCTGCCTGCGCTTGTTGTAAGTCAGTCGGTCTAACTTCCGCCACACTGGATAATGTCTTCACGGCCTGCTCGTACTCCCGCTTGACCTGATCCAACTCGCGTGCAGTTGTTTCGAACTTGAGTTGCCGATTTCTCAACTCCAGTTCCGAAATCGCCCCCGACTTAAACAGGGCCTGATACCGTTGATATTCCCACTTGGCGGTTTCCAGTTCTGATTGGAGTTTGGCGATCGAGGCTCTCCGGGCTTCCACCGTTGCGGCCTGGGCCTCAATATCACCACGTTTTGCGCCTGCCTGTACCTGGGCTAAACGACTTTGGGCTTCCTGAACTCCTGCTTGAGCTTCTACGGCAGCGGCCATGAAGCGATCGTACACATCCAGAACCGCAATCACCTGACCTGCTTTCACCTGTGCCCTCTCTGGAACCAGCAGACGGGCAACTCGCGGCGTACCAAAAATGGGAGTTACGGCTCCAGAGGTAGAAGGGGCAGCCACCTTAATCACCTCGCCTTCAGGTTCCAGGCGACCCAAGGCAGCAATTTCACCCCTCTGGGAAGCTGGATTACTGGCGGCTGGAGATGTTGATGCAGATGGACTCTGATTAGTTTGGGACGGACGTAGCGCCAGAAATATACCCAAACCTGCCAGGGTCAAGGCCGACGCAATCAGTACCGCAATCCAGGCACCAGAAGATTTAAATAACTGTCGCTCGCCCAAGAAGTTCCACCCTCTGTCACATCCAACGTTTATAGTCTTTCTGTTGCGACTCTCTTAAGGAGATTAATCTAAACCTTGTCCAAGTCTAGAACCGGAGTTTCTCTGATCGGAAAACGACCGTCCTCTAGCTGGACTTGTTTTAGTTAGATGAATCCCAGCCTTTAACAGAAGTCTTTCGTTAACGATTGTGACACATATTGGCTGAAGCAAAGGGGAGAACTACCCGTGAGCCATCCGAGTTGTTTTAAAGGTGACGTTGGAGCCTTCCTGGGTCTGCTCTAAGACCAGCAGTGGGGTT from Leptodesmis sichuanensis A121 includes:
- a CDS encoding ABC exporter membrane fusion protein; translation: MGERQLFKSSGAWIAVLIASALTLAGLGIFLALRPSQTNQSPSASTSPAASNPASQRGEIAALGRLEPEGEVIKVAAPSTSGAVTPIFGTPRVARLLVPERAQVKAGQVIAVLDVYDRFMAAAVEAQAGVQEAQSRLAQVQAGAKRGDIEAQAATVEARRASIAKLQSELETAKWEYQRYQALFKSGAISELELRNRQLKFETTARELDQVKREYEQAVKTLSSVAEVRPTDLQQAQAAVNVALAKLQRAKADLETSVVRSPIDGQVIKIHTRPGEQVGTDGVAEVGNTNQMYAIAEVYETDVQRVRRGQKATIASDAFPGEITGKVEQIGALIRKKDVLNTDPAADTDARVVEVKIRLDDSRRVADFTNLQVKVKIQPQTNS